The Oxyura jamaicensis isolate SHBP4307 breed ruddy duck chromosome Z, BPBGC_Ojam_1.0, whole genome shotgun sequence genome window below encodes:
- the SEMA4D gene encoding semaphorin-4D isoform X3, whose translation MAPCAFYAVWAILVEVAVTFGPVPRITWEHREVQLIHFHESEVSNYSTLLLSEDKDVLYVGAREVIFALNAVNIAEKQHELHWKVTEDKRTKCAVKGKSEQTECRNYVRVLQQLNDTFLYVCGTNAFQPTCDYLNLISFELGGKNEDGKGRCPFDPAQSYTSVMVDEELYSGTSYNFLGSEPIISRNSHQSPLRTEYAIPWLNEPNFVFADVVRADQNSTDGEDDKIYFFFTEVSVEYEFVGKLMIPRIARVCKRDQGGLRTLQKKWTSFLKARLICTIPDKNLIFNIINDVFILKSPSLKEPVIYGVFTPQLNNVGLSAVCAYNLSTVEEVFSKGKYMQSATVEQSHTKWVRYNGEIPNPRPGACINNEARASNYMSSLNLPDKTLQFVKDHPLMDDSVTPMGDRPRLVKRDVKYTQIVVDRVRALNGTIYDVMFISTDQGALHKAISYENGMHIIEETQLFPNFEPVQTLLLSSKKGRRYLYAGSNSGVVQSPVAFCDKYTTCVDCVLARDPYCAWKPLEASCVDIFKESEIERNWIQNIGGDASSCSASSPIPFPPTGTSFLSCVGSASPPSPTSTQPDVWSSTDPVKLMLLPPFLSDQAQHVSVGRPFHLFCQATVISALSEHSLPEAILA comes from the exons ATGGCTCCGTGCGCTTTTTATGCAGTTTGGGCTATCCTTGTGGAAGTGGCAGTAACATTTGGTCCAGTACCAAGGATCACTTGGGAACACAGAG AGGTCCAGCTAATACATTTTCATGAATCAGAAGTGTCAAACTATTCAACCTTGCTGTTAAGTGAGGACAAAGATGTTCTGTATGTAGGAGCCAGAGAAGTGATCTTTGCATTAAATGCAGTTAATattgctgaaaagcagcatgaG TTGCACTGGAAGGTCACTGAAGATAAAAGGACTAAATGTGCAGTCAAGGGCAAATCAGAACAG ACAGAGTGTCGTAATTATGTGCGTGTTCTGCAGCAGCTAAATGACACTTTTCTCTACGTGTGTGGAACTAACGCGTTCCAGCCAACGTGTGATTACCTG AATTTGATTTCGTTTGAGCTCGGAGGTAAGAATGAGGATGGTAAAGGCAGATGTCCATTTGATCCTGCTCAAAGTTACACATCTGTTATGGTTG ATGAGGAGCTTTATTCTGGGACTTCCTACAATTTCTTGGGAAGTGAACCTATTATTTCACGGAATTCTCATCAGAGTCCTCTGAGAACAGAATATGCGATACCTTGGCTTAATG AGCccaattttgtttttgctgatgtGGTGAGAGCAGATCAAAACAGCACAGATGGAGAAGACGACAAGATATACTTCTTTTTCACCGAGGTGTCTGTGGAGTATGAGTTTGTTGGAAAACTGATGATTCCAAGGATAGCTAGAGTGTGCAAG AGAGACCAAGGAGGATTAAGGACTTTACAGAAGAAATGgacttcttttctcaaggccaGGTTGATTTGTACCATCCCTGataagaatttaattttcaacATTATCAATGATGTCTTTATTCTCAAATCCCCAAGCTTGAAGGAGCCTGTGATATATGGAGTTTTTACCCCACAGCT GAATAATGTGGGGCTGTCAGCTGTGTGTGCATACAATCTGTCTACTGTAGAAGAAGTTTTCTCAAAAGGAAAGTATATGCAGAGTGCTACAGTCGAACAGTCTCATACCAAGTGGGTACGGTACAATGGGGAAATTCCTAATCCTCGACCTGGTGCA TGCATAAACAACGAAGCCAGAGCATCGAACTACATGAGTTCTCTGAATTTACCAGACAAAACATTGCAGTTTGTTAAAGATCATCCTCTAAtggatgattctgtgactcCAATGGGAGACAGACCCCGACTAGTAAAACGAGATGTGAAGTACACCCAGATTGTAGTGGACAGAGTCAGAGCACTCAATGGTACCATATATGATGTTATGTTCATCAGTACAG ATCAAGGAGCCCTGCACAAAGCTATCAGCTATGAAAACGGAATGCATATTATTgaagaaacacagcttttcccAAACTTTGAGCCAGTGCAAACACTCTTGCTTTCATCCAAAAAA GGCAGAAGATACCTCTATGCTGGTTCGAATTCTGGCGTGGTTCAGTCTCCTGTGGCGTTTTGTGACAAATACACCACGTGTGTTGACTGTGTTTTAGCAAGGGATCCTTACTGTGCTTGGAAACCCCTCGAAGCTTCCTGCgttgatatttttaaagaaagtgaaattgAAAG GAATTGGATCCAGAACATAGGTGGAGATGCATCTTCTTGTTCTG CCTCATCTCCTATACCTTTCCCTCCTACTGGTACCTCCTTTTTGTCCTGTGTGGGAAGTGCTTCACCTCCTTCACCCACCAGTACCCAGCCTGATGTTTGGTCTAGCACAGACCCTGTAAAGCTCATGTTGTTGCCACCTTTCCTAAGTGACCAGGCACAGCATGTTAGTGTCGGGAGACCCTTTCACCTCTTCTGCCAAGCCACAG
- the SEMA4D gene encoding semaphorin-4D isoform X4, whose product MAPCAFYAVWAILVEVAVTFGPVPRITWEHREVQLIHFHESEVSNYSTLLLSEDKDVLYVGAREVIFALNAVNIAEKQHELHWKVTEDKRTKCAVKGKSEQTECRNYVRVLQQLNDTFLYVCGTNAFQPTCDYLNLISFELGGKNEDGKGRCPFDPAQSYTSVMVDEELYSGTSYNFLGSEPIISRNSHQSPLRTEYAIPWLNEPNFVFADVVRADQNSTDGEDDKIYFFFTEVSVEYEFVGKLMIPRIARVCKRDQGGLRTLQKKWTSFLKARLICTIPDKNLIFNIINDVFILKSPSLKEPVIYGVFTPQLNNVGLSAVCAYNLSTVEEVFSKGKYMQSATVEQSHTKWVRYNGEIPNPRPGACINNEARASNYMSSLNLPDKTLQFVKDHPLMDDSVTPMGDRPRLVKRDVKYTQIVVDRVRALNGTIYDVMFISTDQGALHKAISYENGMHIIEETQLFPNFEPVQTLLLSSKKGRRYLYAGSNSGVVQSPVAFCDKYTTCVDCVLARDPYCAWKPLEASCVDIFKESEIERNWIQNIGGDASSCSASSPIPFPPTGTSFLSCVGSASPPSPTSTQPDVWSSTDPVKLMLLPPFLSDQAQHVSVGRPFHLFCQATAFLKWMAMSA is encoded by the exons ATGGCTCCGTGCGCTTTTTATGCAGTTTGGGCTATCCTTGTGGAAGTGGCAGTAACATTTGGTCCAGTACCAAGGATCACTTGGGAACACAGAG AGGTCCAGCTAATACATTTTCATGAATCAGAAGTGTCAAACTATTCAACCTTGCTGTTAAGTGAGGACAAAGATGTTCTGTATGTAGGAGCCAGAGAAGTGATCTTTGCATTAAATGCAGTTAATattgctgaaaagcagcatgaG TTGCACTGGAAGGTCACTGAAGATAAAAGGACTAAATGTGCAGTCAAGGGCAAATCAGAACAG ACAGAGTGTCGTAATTATGTGCGTGTTCTGCAGCAGCTAAATGACACTTTTCTCTACGTGTGTGGAACTAACGCGTTCCAGCCAACGTGTGATTACCTG AATTTGATTTCGTTTGAGCTCGGAGGTAAGAATGAGGATGGTAAAGGCAGATGTCCATTTGATCCTGCTCAAAGTTACACATCTGTTATGGTTG ATGAGGAGCTTTATTCTGGGACTTCCTACAATTTCTTGGGAAGTGAACCTATTATTTCACGGAATTCTCATCAGAGTCCTCTGAGAACAGAATATGCGATACCTTGGCTTAATG AGCccaattttgtttttgctgatgtGGTGAGAGCAGATCAAAACAGCACAGATGGAGAAGACGACAAGATATACTTCTTTTTCACCGAGGTGTCTGTGGAGTATGAGTTTGTTGGAAAACTGATGATTCCAAGGATAGCTAGAGTGTGCAAG AGAGACCAAGGAGGATTAAGGACTTTACAGAAGAAATGgacttcttttctcaaggccaGGTTGATTTGTACCATCCCTGataagaatttaattttcaacATTATCAATGATGTCTTTATTCTCAAATCCCCAAGCTTGAAGGAGCCTGTGATATATGGAGTTTTTACCCCACAGCT GAATAATGTGGGGCTGTCAGCTGTGTGTGCATACAATCTGTCTACTGTAGAAGAAGTTTTCTCAAAAGGAAAGTATATGCAGAGTGCTACAGTCGAACAGTCTCATACCAAGTGGGTACGGTACAATGGGGAAATTCCTAATCCTCGACCTGGTGCA TGCATAAACAACGAAGCCAGAGCATCGAACTACATGAGTTCTCTGAATTTACCAGACAAAACATTGCAGTTTGTTAAAGATCATCCTCTAAtggatgattctgtgactcCAATGGGAGACAGACCCCGACTAGTAAAACGAGATGTGAAGTACACCCAGATTGTAGTGGACAGAGTCAGAGCACTCAATGGTACCATATATGATGTTATGTTCATCAGTACAG ATCAAGGAGCCCTGCACAAAGCTATCAGCTATGAAAACGGAATGCATATTATTgaagaaacacagcttttcccAAACTTTGAGCCAGTGCAAACACTCTTGCTTTCATCCAAAAAA GGCAGAAGATACCTCTATGCTGGTTCGAATTCTGGCGTGGTTCAGTCTCCTGTGGCGTTTTGTGACAAATACACCACGTGTGTTGACTGTGTTTTAGCAAGGGATCCTTACTGTGCTTGGAAACCCCTCGAAGCTTCCTGCgttgatatttttaaagaaagtgaaattgAAAG GAATTGGATCCAGAACATAGGTGGAGATGCATCTTCTTGTTCTG CCTCATCTCCTATACCTTTCCCTCCTACTGGTACCTCCTTTTTGTCCTGTGTGGGAAGTGCTTCACCTCCTTCACCCACCAGTACCCAGCCTGATGTTTGGTCTAGCACAGACCCTGTAAAGCTCATGTTGTTGCCACCTTTCCTAAGTGACCAGGCACAGCATGTTAGTGTCGGGAGACCCTTTCACCTCTTCTGCCAAGCCACAG
- the SEMA4D gene encoding semaphorin-4D isoform X1, translated as MAPCAFYAVWAILVEVAVTFGPVPRITWEHREVQLIHFHESEVSNYSTLLLSEDKDVLYVGAREVIFALNAVNIAEKQHELHWKVTEDKRTKCAVKGKSEQTECRNYVRVLQQLNDTFLYVCGTNAFQPTCDYLNLISFELGGKNEDGKGRCPFDPAQSYTSVMVDEELYSGTSYNFLGSEPIISRNSHQSPLRTEYAIPWLNEPNFVFADVVRADQNSTDGEDDKIYFFFTEVSVEYEFVGKLMIPRIARVCKRDQGGLRTLQKKWTSFLKARLICTIPDKNLIFNIINDVFILKSPSLKEPVIYGVFTPQLNNVGLSAVCAYNLSTVEEVFSKGKYMQSATVEQSHTKWVRYNGEIPNPRPGACINNEARASNYMSSLNLPDKTLQFVKDHPLMDDSVTPMGDRPRLVKRDVKYTQIVVDRVRALNGTIYDVMFISTDQGALHKAISYENGMHIIEETQLFPNFEPVQTLLLSSKKGRRYLYAGSNSGVVQSPVAFCDKYTTCVDCVLARDPYCAWKPLEASCVDIFKESEIERNWIQNIGGDASSCSDKVRENSLQHTFKHGSTAELKCSQKSNLAQVVWKFKDDVLRVESPKYRLLEKALLIFNLSEGDSGVYQCLSEEKVKNKKFSQVLAKHVLELKKVQHTTAGPTVAAAPTEGNSDVPKVSAVSTEGSTAQTSTTQIVPVTTARITKPIGPVLTSAASNTELFNSIPDAVPEKTMFLKSNDNFLLMFLFLFFFILFLCLLSYNCYKGYLPGQCLKFRSVMLLGKKKNKSDFSDCEQSVKETLVEQGSISHQSGEQPKPAHDTGYETEPDCGNGQLQPGDVLAPREAKDKPFDVKCELKYADSDVEGD; from the exons ATGGCTCCGTGCGCTTTTTATGCAGTTTGGGCTATCCTTGTGGAAGTGGCAGTAACATTTGGTCCAGTACCAAGGATCACTTGGGAACACAGAG AGGTCCAGCTAATACATTTTCATGAATCAGAAGTGTCAAACTATTCAACCTTGCTGTTAAGTGAGGACAAAGATGTTCTGTATGTAGGAGCCAGAGAAGTGATCTTTGCATTAAATGCAGTTAATattgctgaaaagcagcatgaG TTGCACTGGAAGGTCACTGAAGATAAAAGGACTAAATGTGCAGTCAAGGGCAAATCAGAACAG ACAGAGTGTCGTAATTATGTGCGTGTTCTGCAGCAGCTAAATGACACTTTTCTCTACGTGTGTGGAACTAACGCGTTCCAGCCAACGTGTGATTACCTG AATTTGATTTCGTTTGAGCTCGGAGGTAAGAATGAGGATGGTAAAGGCAGATGTCCATTTGATCCTGCTCAAAGTTACACATCTGTTATGGTTG ATGAGGAGCTTTATTCTGGGACTTCCTACAATTTCTTGGGAAGTGAACCTATTATTTCACGGAATTCTCATCAGAGTCCTCTGAGAACAGAATATGCGATACCTTGGCTTAATG AGCccaattttgtttttgctgatgtGGTGAGAGCAGATCAAAACAGCACAGATGGAGAAGACGACAAGATATACTTCTTTTTCACCGAGGTGTCTGTGGAGTATGAGTTTGTTGGAAAACTGATGATTCCAAGGATAGCTAGAGTGTGCAAG AGAGACCAAGGAGGATTAAGGACTTTACAGAAGAAATGgacttcttttctcaaggccaGGTTGATTTGTACCATCCCTGataagaatttaattttcaacATTATCAATGATGTCTTTATTCTCAAATCCCCAAGCTTGAAGGAGCCTGTGATATATGGAGTTTTTACCCCACAGCT GAATAATGTGGGGCTGTCAGCTGTGTGTGCATACAATCTGTCTACTGTAGAAGAAGTTTTCTCAAAAGGAAAGTATATGCAGAGTGCTACAGTCGAACAGTCTCATACCAAGTGGGTACGGTACAATGGGGAAATTCCTAATCCTCGACCTGGTGCA TGCATAAACAACGAAGCCAGAGCATCGAACTACATGAGTTCTCTGAATTTACCAGACAAAACATTGCAGTTTGTTAAAGATCATCCTCTAAtggatgattctgtgactcCAATGGGAGACAGACCCCGACTAGTAAAACGAGATGTGAAGTACACCCAGATTGTAGTGGACAGAGTCAGAGCACTCAATGGTACCATATATGATGTTATGTTCATCAGTACAG ATCAAGGAGCCCTGCACAAAGCTATCAGCTATGAAAACGGAATGCATATTATTgaagaaacacagcttttcccAAACTTTGAGCCAGTGCAAACACTCTTGCTTTCATCCAAAAAA GGCAGAAGATACCTCTATGCTGGTTCGAATTCTGGCGTGGTTCAGTCTCCTGTGGCGTTTTGTGACAAATACACCACGTGTGTTGACTGTGTTTTAGCAAGGGATCCTTACTGTGCTTGGAAACCCCTCGAAGCTTCCTGCgttgatatttttaaagaaagtgaaattgAAAG GAATTGGATCCAGAACATAGGTGGAGATGCATCTTCTTGTTCTG ATAAAGTAAGAGAGAATTCCCTACAGCATACATTCAAGCAtgggagcacagcagagctcaAGTGTTCTCAAAAGTCCAATCTGGCGCAGGTAGTTTGGAAGTTCAAAGATGACGTACTGAGAGTGGAGAGCCCCAAGTACCGTCTGCTGGAAAAGGCACTGCTCATCTTCAACTTGTCAGAAGGAGACAGTGGTGTTTACCAGTGtttgtcagaagaaaaagtgaagaataAGAAATTCTCTCAAGTGTTGGCTAAGCATGTTTTGGAACTGAAAAAAGTCCAGCATACTACAGCAGGCCCGACAGTGGCAGCTGCACCCACGGAAGGTAATAGTGATGTACCGAAAGTGTCAGCTGTATCAACCGAGGGGTCTACCGCTCAAACCTCAACCACTCAGATTGTACCAGTGACAACTGCAAGGATAACAAAACCTATTGGCCCTGTCCTAACAAGCGCGGCCTCCAACACAGAGCTCTTCAATTCAATTCCTGATGCAGTCCCAGAAAAGACAATGTTCCTGAAGTCAAACGATAACTTCCTGTTGATGTTCctattcctcttctttttcatcctcttcctGTGCCTGCTCTCCTACAACTGTTACAAAGGGTATTTGCCAGGACAGTGCTTGAAATTTCGCTCAGTCATGCTGCtgggtaagaaaaaaaacaagtcagatTTTTCTGATTGTGAGCAAAGCGTGAAGGAAACCCTGGTTGAGCAAGGCAGCATCAGCCACCAGAGCGGGGAGCAGCCGAAGCCGGCGCACGACACCGGCTATGAGACGGAGCCGGACTGCGGCAACggccagctccagcccggggaCGTGCTGGCGCCCAGGGAGGCCAAGGACAAGCCTTTTGATGTGAAGTGTGAGCTCAAGTACGCTGACTCAGACGTGGAGGGAGACTGA